CATGGGTCGACGGGTGCTGCGGTCCGATGTTCAGCACCATGTCGGCGGTGTCGAGGCCCGCCCCGGTGCCGACGGTCAGCTCCCGCAGCGTGCCGGTGTCGGCAGTCATGACCGACATCGTGCCACGCCGCGGCCGTCGCGGGCGCGGCGTGCGCGCTCCGTACCCGGTTAGGAAGGGGCCCTTCTACAACGGAAAGCGATAACAGGGGGCCCTTCCTTGCAGCCCGACGGGTTGGAGCAGCCACCAGTGTCCGCCGAGGCCGGCGGGGTCGGTCAGTTCGGCCGCTGTGGAGGCCCGGGCCAGCGCGCGGACGTACCCGGCGGGGTCCGTCGACGCCAGGGCCAGCGGTGGCCGGCGGCCGTCGGTCCCCAGGGCGCGCAGCGCGGTGCGCTGACTGACCAGCGTGTACGGCAGACCGCTGGCCCGCTCGCCGGCCGCCGCCACGGAGTCGATCGCCACGTGTGCGGTCAGGTCACAGCTGCCGTCGGGGATCGGGGCGACCTGCCGGCCGGACCGGAACCCGGTGAGCGTGCCATCCGGTGGCCGGCGTTCCCGCAGGTGGCCGTAGTCGACGGCGAGGGCGAGGCCGCGCTCCAGGGCGGCGAGCGCGCTGGCCCAGGCGAGGTCCCGGGCCAGCCCAATCTCGACCCGCCCGCCCTCGACCCGCCCGACCTCGACCCGCCCGACCTCGGCTGGCTGGTCCGGCCACCAGCGGTCGAGCCAGTCCACCTCGTCCGGGTCGAGCGGCCCGCCGAGCGATTCCGTACCGGTGGCGGGGTCGACCAGCATCCGAAGCCAGCCGTCCGGTCCGGGCACCGCCACGTCCAGCGGTACGTTGTCCAGCCATTCGGTGCCGACCAGCAGCCCGACCACCCGGTCGGGCAGGTCCGGCCGCCAGGCGATCGTCCCGGGCAGTTCGTCGGGGCGCGGGGCGAGTTCGACCGCGGTCAGCCGGAGCCGGGCGGCGAGTTCGGGCGGGGCGAGCCGGGCCAGCGTGGTCAGCAGCTCACCCCGACCGGCGCCGACGTCGACGACGTCCAGCGGATCGGGCCGGTCGAGCGCGGCGTCGACCCGGTCCAGCAGCGCCAGCAGTGCGTTGCCGAGCACCGGTACGGCGTGCGCGCTGGTCCGGAAGTGCGCGGCCGGTCCGGCTCCGGCGACGAAGAACCCCGAGCTGCCGTACAGCGCGGTGGAGATCGCCGATCGCCAGGAGATGGGCACCGGCACAGGTTATGTGCCACCGGTCACCCGGGCCCGTCCGCCGGTCGAACCGCCGCCGGTTCCGGTGCCGGGCGGGCCTTCCCGGGCCCGTCGCCGAGCGCTTTCCGGGCACCGCCGGAAGGCGCCGGATCGGCCGTGAACGTTTTCACAACCTCTTGTTCCAGGCATGTTCCGACGGCGCATACTTGCGATCGACCGGTACCACATTTCGAGGACTGGATCATCGCTATGAGCGCATCACCGCGCCAGCTCACCGTCGGCGTGATCGGCGCCGGCCGGGTGGGAGCCGTACTGGGTGCCGCCCTGGTCGCCGCGGGCCATCGGGTGGTCGCCGCCGCCGGGGTATCGGCCGCGGCCAAGGACCGGATCGACAGCCTGCTTCCGGGCACCGACGTCCGGCCGGCCCACGAGGTGGCCCGGGCCGCCACCGACCTGCTGCTGATCGCCGTACCGGACGACTCGCTCGCCGCGGTCGTGGCCGGGCTCGCCTCCACCGGTGTGCTCCGGCCGGGACAGGTGGTCGCGCACACCTCGGGGGCGCACGGGCTCGACGTACTCGCCCCGGCGGTCGCGGTGGGTGCCCGCCCGCTGGCCCTGCATCCGGCGATGACCTTCACCGGTACCGCCGACGACCTGACCCGACTACCCGGGATCTCGTACGGGGTGACCGCCCCGACGCCGCTGCGGCCGTTCGCCGTCCGGCTGGTCGCCGACCTCGGCGGCGTACCGGAGTGGGTGGCCGAACGGGACCGTCCGCTGTACCACGCCGCCCTCGCGCACGGCGCGAACCATCTCGTAACCCTGGTCAACGAGGCCGCCGACCGGCTCCGCGACGCGGGTGTGAGCCGGCCGGAGAAGGTGCTCGGGCCGCTGCTCCGGGCCGCGCTGGAGAACGCCCTGCGGCTCGGCGACGCGGCGCTGACCGGGCCGGTGTCCCGGGGCGACGCCGGTACGATCGCCCGGCACCTGGACCGGCTCGCCGCGACCGCCCCGGAGTCGGTCCCCGGCTACCTCGCGCTGGCCCGGCGGACCGCCGACCGGGCGATCGCCGCCGGCCGGCTCCGTCCGGCCGACGCCGAGTCGCTGCTGGGCGTGCTGGCTGACCGGGACCGCGAGGTCGCCGCATGACCGGGCGGGGGCGACGGAGGGCCATGACCGGGTGGAGCGGGAGCACCGGACAGCTCGGCCGGCGGAACGAACTGCGCGAGGAGAGAGCATGACCACGGTGTTGCGGACCCGGGCGGAGCTGGCCGCCACGCTCGCGCCGTTGCCGGGTTCGCTGGCGGTGGTGATGACGATGGGTGCTCTGCACTCCGGGCACGAGGCGCTGCTGCGGACGGCCCGGGAACAGGCCGACTTCGTACTGGCGACGATCTTCGTGAATCCGCTCCAGTTCGGTCCGAACGAGGACTTCGACCGCTATCCCCGGACCCTGGACGCCGACCTGGAGGTGTGCCGGGCCGCCGGGGTGCAGTACGTGTTCGCGCCGTCCCGCGAGGAGCTCTATCCGGACGGCGAGCCGATGGTCCGGGTCGACCCCGGCAGCCTCGGTGAGGAGTTGGAGGGGGCCAGCCGGCCCGGCTTCTTCGACGGCGTCCTGACCGTGGTGCTGAAGCTGCTCAACCTGCTCCGGCCGGACGTGGCGGTCTTCGGGGAGAAGGACTACCAGCAGCTCACGCTGATCCGCCGGATGGTCCGGGACCTGGAGCTGGACGTGGAGATCGTCGGGGTGCCCACCGTCCGGGAGCCGGACGGGCTGGCGCTGTCCAGCCGCAACCGCTACCTCTCGGCCGAGGAGCGGCTCTCGGCACTGCGCCTGTCGGCGGCGCTGCGGGCCGGCGCGACCGCCGCCGGGGCGGGCCGGGGCGCCGACGGTGCCCTCGCCGCCGCGTACCGGGCCTTCGGCGAGGGTACGACCGGCGCCAAGCTGGACTACCTGGTGCTGACCGACCCGCAGCTGGGACCCGCCCCGGTCACCGGCCCGGCCCGGATGCTGGCGGCCGCCTGGGTCGGCGGTACCCGATTGATCGACAACCTGCCGGTCGAGTTGGCTCCGGCAGCCCGCACCACGGAGGAATAGTCAAATGTTCCGCACCATGCTCAAGTCGAAGATCCACCGGGCCACGGTGACCCAGGCGGACCTGCACTACGTCGGCTCGGTGACGGTCGACGCCGACCTGCTCGACGCCGCCGACCTGCTGCCCGGCGAGCAGGTCGCGATCGTGGACATCACCAACGGCGCCCGGTTGGAGACGTACGTCATCCCGGGCGAGCGGGGCAGCGGCGTGATCGGCATCAACGGTGCCGCCGCCCGGTTGGTGCAGACCGGCGACCTGGTCATCCTGATCTCCTACGCCCAGCTCGACGATGCCGCCGCCCGGTCGTACCAGCCCCGGATCGTGCACGTGGACGCGGCCAACCGGATCATCGAACTGGGCGGCGATCCCGCCGAGGCGGTGCCGGGAATGGCCGGTGACCTGGTCCGGGGCGACCAGGTGCAGAACGCGTGACGCTGCTCCAGACGCGGATGGCCGTCCCGACGCCAGGATGATCTCTACGCTCCGGATGACCGCGCCGGTTAACGTAGGGTGCAGCCATCTGTGACTGTTGGTCGCCCTGGGGAGGACGCGATGCGCCGTTGGATGACCGCCCTGGCGCTGGCCGGAGCCGTTGGCCTCGGTGCGGGTGGGTGCGCCGCGCCGGGCGGCTCGGATGGGGACCTGACCGACGACTGGGCCCGGGTCGGCGAGCCGAAGACCTTCTCCCCGAAGGCCGACGCCTGCCACGCGGCAGACTTCTCCGAGACCGTCTACCTGTCGTCGTACCTCCCGGTCGACTGTCCGACCAGTCACCGGCTGGAGACCGTACACGTGGGAGCGTTCACGGCAGCGGCGGCGAACGCTGCCGCGCCGCCGGCCAGGGGCTCGGCCGACTTCGGCAAGGCCTATGCGGAGTGTGACGGCAAGGCGCGGGAGTTCCTCGGCGCGGACTTCCGGACCGGCCGACTCTGGCTCGGGGTGGCGACCCCCTCGCCACACGGCTGGAGCGGCGGAGCCCGGTGGTTCCGATGTGACGTGACCGAACTGTCCAACGTCGAGGACGACGGCGACACGGTCACCCGGACCGGCAGTCTCAAGGGCGCCCTGCGTACCCCCGGACCGCTGCACCTGGGCTGCTACGCGGCGACGCTGACCCGGACCGAGAACATCGACCGGATGCCGACGGTCGACTGCGGCAAGCGGCACAACAGCGAGTTCACCGGGGTGTGGCGGGCGCCCGCCGGACTGAAGTACCCGAGCGCCGAGCGGGACTGGGCGGCGTTCTACGACGGCTGCTACCAGGTCACCGCGAGGTACGTCGAGGTGCCGCAGAACAGCATCCGGTTCCGTACCGGCATCATGGCGCTGCCCTCCGGAGCGGAGGAGTGGCAGGCGGGCAACCGGGGGGTGCGGTGCTACCTGTGGATCTCCGACGGCAGGTTCACCAGATCGCTCAAGGGCGCCGGCACCGCTGGCCTGCCGCTGCGGACCGGATAGCGTCGCAGGCCACTTCCGGGGGCCCTGCCCGGACCGTCGCCACCGGTACGCGGTTGACTGGAATGATGCAGTTTCCGATCGTTGACCTGCCGGAGCTACCCCGGCTGCTGGCCGCGCCGGAGCCGGGCTGGGTGGAGACGACCGATGTGATCGTGATCGGGTCGGGCATCGCGGGGCTGACCGCCGCGCTGCACCTGCGCGAGGCGGGACTGCACGTGACGGTGGTGACAAAGGTCAACATCGATGACGGCTCCACCCGGTGGGCGCAGGGCGGCATCGCCGCCGTACTCGATCCGTTGGACACGCCCGCGGCGCACGCCTCCGACACCGAGTTGGCCGGGGTCGGGCTCTGCGACCCGGCGGCGGTCCGGGTGCTGGTGGAGGAGGGGCCGACCCGGCTGCGGGAACTGATCCGGACCGGTGCCGAGTTCGACCGCAACGCGGACGGCTCGTTGATGCTCACCCGTGAGGGTGGGCACCGGGCCGATCGGATCGTGCACGCGGGCGGCGACGCGACCGGCGCCGAGGTGCAGCGGGCGCTGCACGCGGCGGTCGGCCGGGACCCCTGGATCCGCCTGGTTGAGCACGCTCTCGTCCTCGACCTGCTGCGCAGCCCGGGGTCCGGGCCGGCGGACCCGGGTCGGGCCTGCGGGATCACCCTGCACGTGCTCGGCGAGGGCAGCGAGGACGGGGTCGGCGCGATCCTGGCCCGCGCGGTGGTGCTGGCCACCGGTGGGATGGGCCAGGTCTTCGCCGCCACCACCAACCCGGCGGTCTCCACCGGCGACGGCGTCGCCCTCGCGCTGCGGGCCGGCGCGGCAGTGACCGACCTGGAGTTCGTCCAGTTCCATCCGACCGCGCTGATCCGACCGGCCGGGGCCACCGGGACGGGTACGACGACCGACGCCCAGCAGCCGCTGGTCTCGGAGGCGTTGCGGGGCGAGGGCGCCCACCTGGTCGACGCCGACGGCAAGCGGTTCATGGTCGGCCAGCACGAGTTGGCCGAACTGGCCCCCCGGGACGTGGTGGCGAAGGGGATCCACCGGGTCCTGCTGGCCACCGGCACCGATCACGTCTACCTGGACGCCCGGCATCTCGGCGCGGACTTCCTGGCCCGGCGTTTTCCCACCATCGTCGCCTCCTGCCTGGCGGCCGGTGTCGACCCGGCGGTCGACCCGATTCCGGTGGCCCCGGCGGCGCACTACGCCTCCGGCGGGGTCCGTACCGACCTGTTCGGCCGTACCTCCATCCCGGGCCTGTACGCCTGCGGCGAGGTCGCCTGCACGGGCGTACACGGTGCCAACCGGCTGGCCAGCAACTCGCTGCTGGAGGGGCTGGTCTTCGCCCGGCGGATCGCCCAGGACATCGCCCGGGACCTGCCGGCCCAGGCCGAACCCGCACCGGGCGGCGCGTGGCGCGGCGGTACCGGTGCGGTGGTGGATCCGGCGGTGCGGGCCGGGCTGGCCCGGGCGATGACCCGGGGTGCCGGGGTGCTCCGGTCGGCCGGCTCGCTGCGGGCGACAGCGGCCGAACTGGTCGCCTTCGGCGCCACCCGGGGCGCTCCCCGGACGGCGAGCTGGGAGGCGACCAACCTGCTCACCGTCGCCTCGGCCCTGGTCGGCGCCGCCTACGCCCGGCAGGAGACCCGGGGCTGCCATTGGCGCGAGGACCACCCGGATTCGCGCGAGGATTGGCTCGGGCACCTGATCAGCTCGATCGGACAGACGGGCAGTTTCGAACAGGATTGGGAGGCACTGTGCTGAAACTCTCGACCACGCAGGCGTTGCAGGCCGCCGGGCTCGATCCGGTGGTGGTGGAACGGATCGTACGGGGGGCGCTGGACGAGGACCTGGGGCCGGAGCGACGCGACGTGACCACTGTGGCCACGGTGCCGGACGAGCAGGTCGACACGGTTGACGTGGTGGCCCGGGCCGACGGCGTGGTGGCCGGGCTGGCCGTGGCAGCCGCCGTCTTCGACCTGGCCGCCAGCCGTACGGTGCGGGTGCTGCCGGTGGCCGTCGACGGCGACCGGGTGGCCCGGGGCGACGTACTTGCGACGGTGACCGGGCCGACCCGGTCGCTGCTCACCGCCGAGCGGACCGCCCTGAACCTGCTCAGCCGGATGTCCGGGGTGGCCACCCATACCCGGGCCTGGGTCGAGGCGCTGGCCGGTACGAAGGCGACGGTGCTGGACACCCGGAAGACCACGCCGGGCCTGCGAATGCTGGAGAAGTACGCGGTCCGGGCCGGCGGCGGCGCCAACAAGCGCCTGGGCCTGTACGACGTCGCCATGATCAAGGACAACCACAAGCTGGCGGCCGGCGGCATCGGAGCGGCGTACCGGCGGGTCCGGGAGGCGTTTCCGGACGTGCCGGTCCAGGTGGAGGTGACCTCGGTAGCCGAGGCGGTGGAGGCGGTGGAGCTCGGCGCCGACTTCCTGCTCTGCGACAACATGACCCCGGCGCTGCTGACCGAGGTGGTCACGGCGGTGGGTGACCGGGCCGAACTCGAGGCGACCGGCGGGCTGACCCTCGACACGGCCGCCGAGTACGCCGCGACCGGCGTCGACTACCTCTCGGTTGGGGCCCTGACCCACTCCTCGCCTATCTTGGACATCGCACTTGACCTCCGACCGACGGACACCGGCCGGTAGGGGGACGGACCACCCGGTCGGTCGGCTCCGGCCGGCCGGTCGGCGACAGACCTCCGGCCGCGGGCAGTGGCCGGCCGGCAACACCTCGGGCCCGGGACTGACGAATGCTGCTCTGTATCGACATCGGTAACACCAACACGGTCCTGGCGACCTTCGAGGGCGAGAAGTTGATCCACTCCTGGCGGATCAAGACCGACGCCCGGTCGACGGCCGACGAACTGGGCCTCAAGCTGCGCGGCCTGCTGGCCGGTGACGCGGTCGAGGTGACCGGCGTGGCCGCCTGCTCGACGGTGCCGGCGGCGCTGCGGTCGCTGCGGTCGATGCTGGCCAGGTACTACGCGGATCTTCCCCACGTGATCGTCGAGCCGGGGGTGAAGACCGGCGTGCAGTTGGCGATCGACAACCCGAAGGAGGTCGGCGCCGACCGGGTGGTCAACACGCTCGCGGCGTTCACCCTCTACGGCGGACCGTCGATCGTGGTCGACTTCGGCACCACCACCAACTTCGACGTGATCAGCGGTCGGGGCGAGTTCCTCGGTGGCGCATTCGCCCCCGGCATCGAGATCTCGTTCGACGCCCTCGCCGCCCGGGCGGCCCAGCTCCGCAAGGTGGAGCCGACGGTGCCGCGTTCGGTGATCGGCAAGAACACCGTCGAGTGCCTCCAGGCGGGGATGTACTTCGGCTTCGCCGGCCAGGTGGACCGGATCGTCGAACGGATGGTCGAGGAGCTGGGCGAGGTGCGGGCGGTCATCGCCACCGGCGGGCTGGCGCCGCTGGTGATCGGCGAGTGCCGGACGATCACGCACCACGAGCCGATGATCACCCTGATCGGGTTGCGGATGGTCTACGACCGCAACCGGTAGGGCTCCGGCCCGGACCGAAATCCCCGGCCGGCGGTCAGCGGCGCCGGGCCCGGAAGACCAGGGTCCGGTACGGCAGCTCGAACGTCTCCCGCCCGGCCAGGTCCGGATGGGTCGCCGCCAGCTTCCGGATGGCCGCGTCGACCTCCCGCTGCCGCTGCGGCGTGGCAGTGATGTGGTGCGAGCGGGTGCCGATCATCCCGACCAGGGTCTCCGGGGTGTGCGTGACCTGGTGCCGGAACTCGGCCCGCTCCACCGGTCCGTAGTGCTCGTCGTGCTCGGCCATCGACGCGCCACCCTCCCGGATTCCGCGCCCGCCGAGCATGTCGACGGTGAGCGCGGTCAGCGCCGCCACCCAGGGCACGGACTCGTCCCGCTCGTTGAACACCGCGGCGTACGTCCCGCCCGGGCGCAGCAGCCGGGCCCCCTCGGCGTGCGCCACCGGATGGTCAAACCAGTGGTACGCCTGTCCGGCGACGATCGCGTCGACCGAGCCGTCCGGCAGGGGTATCTGCTCGGCCGTACCGGCCAGCGGGGTGACGCCCGGGGTGGCGAGGGCGAGTTGGGCCCGCATCCCCGGGTCCGGCTCGACGGGTACCGGGTGGTGGCCGAGGGCCAGCAGTACCCGGGTCAGGATGCCGGTACCGGCGCCGAGGTCGACGACCTGAGCAGGTGCGGGACGGTCGACGGCCCAGGTGATCGCGGGCTCGGGGTAGCTCGGCCGGTACCGGTCGTAGGCGGTCGCGGCGGCGCCGAAGGAGAGCGCGTGGATCTGATCAACCATGCCTGGAGGTTATCCAGTGCCGGACCCGGTGGGCACTTGAGTACGCTCGGGGCCGAACTCAGCCGACACAATTCCCGAGGAAGCATGCCGTGACCCAGGAGATTCCCAGCCCTGCCGATCCCGTTGACGACGTCCCCGAGCAGATGCGGGTCCGCCGGGAGAAGCGGGAGCGCATGCTCGCCGAGGGCGTTGAGCCGTATCCGTTGGGATATCCGCGTACGGCGACCCTCGCCCAGATCCGGGCCCGCTACGCGGACCTGCCCACCGACACCCCCAGCGGGGACGTCGCGTCGGTGACCGGCCGGGTGATCTTCGTCCGGAACACCGGCAAGCTCTGCTTCGCCACCCTCCGGGACGGCGACGGCACCGAACTGCAGGCGATGCTCTCGCTCGACCGGGTCGGCGCGGACCGCCTCGATGTCTGGAAGCGCCAGATCGATCTGGGTGATCACGTCGGAGTGACCGGCGAGGTGATTACCAGTCGGCGGGGTGAGCTTTCGGTGCTTGCCGATTCCTGGGCGTTGACCGCGAAGGCGCTCCGGCCGCTACCGGTGGCGCACAAGCCGCTTAGCGAGGAGGCGCGGGTCCGACAGCGTTATGTCGATCTGATCGTGCGCCCCCGGGCCCGGGAGATGGTACGCACGAGGGCGACGACGCTGCGTAGTCTGCGCGATTCGCTGCACGGCCGGAGTTTCATCGAAGTCGAAACCCCCATGCTGCAAGCGCTGCCCGGTGGTGCTACCGCGCGGCCATTCGTGACGCACAGCAATGCGTTAGACACGGATCTGTATCTGCGAATCGCCCCCGAGCTTTTTCTCAAGCGGGCGGTGGTGGGCGGCATCGACCGGGTCTTCGAGATCAACCGCAACTTCCGAAATGAGGGGACCGACTCTTCGCACTCGCCCGAGTTCGCCATGCTGGAGGCGTACGAAGCGTACGGGGACTATGACACCATGGCGACCCTCACTCGTGAGTTGGTGCAGCGTGCGGCACTTGCGGCCACCGGGTCGCACGTGGTCGCGCACGCCGACGGCACCGAGTTCGACCTCGGCGGCGAGTGGACGTCGACGACCCTCTACGGGGCGCTTTCCGAGGCCCTGGGCGAGGAGGTGACGGTCCGGACCGGGATGACCGACCTCCTCGGGTACGCCGAAAAGGTGGGGCTGGCGGTCGATCCCAAGTGGGGGCCGGGCAAGCTCGCCGAGGAG
The nucleotide sequence above comes from Plantactinospora soyae. Encoded proteins:
- a CDS encoding SAM-dependent methyltransferase gives rise to the protein MPISWRSAISTALYGSSGFFVAGAGPAAHFRTSAHAVPVLGNALLALLDRVDAALDRPDPLDVVDVGAGRGELLTTLARLAPPELAARLRLTAVELAPRPDELPGTIAWRPDLPDRVVGLLVGTEWLDNVPLDVAVPGPDGWLRMLVDPATGTESLGGPLDPDEVDWLDRWWPDQPAEVGRVEVGRVEGGRVEIGLARDLAWASALAALERGLALAVDYGHLRERRPPDGTLTGFRSGRQVAPIPDGSCDLTAHVAIDSVAAAGERASGLPYTLVSQRTALRALGTDGRRPPLALASTDPAGYVRALARASTAAELTDPAGLGGHWWLLQPVGLQGRAPCYRFPL
- a CDS encoding Rossmann-like and DUF2520 domain-containing protein; the encoded protein is MSASPRQLTVGVIGAGRVGAVLGAALVAAGHRVVAAAGVSAAAKDRIDSLLPGTDVRPAHEVARAATDLLLIAVPDDSLAAVVAGLASTGVLRPGQVVAHTSGAHGLDVLAPAVAVGARPLALHPAMTFTGTADDLTRLPGISYGVTAPTPLRPFAVRLVADLGGVPEWVAERDRPLYHAALAHGANHLVTLVNEAADRLRDAGVSRPEKVLGPLLRAALENALRLGDAALTGPVSRGDAGTIARHLDRLAATAPESVPGYLALARRTADRAIAAGRLRPADAESLLGVLADRDREVAA
- the panC gene encoding pantoate--beta-alanine ligase, whose translation is MTTVLRTRAELAATLAPLPGSLAVVMTMGALHSGHEALLRTAREQADFVLATIFVNPLQFGPNEDFDRYPRTLDADLEVCRAAGVQYVFAPSREELYPDGEPMVRVDPGSLGEELEGASRPGFFDGVLTVVLKLLNLLRPDVAVFGEKDYQQLTLIRRMVRDLELDVEIVGVPTVREPDGLALSSRNRYLSAEERLSALRLSAALRAGATAAGAGRGADGALAAAYRAFGEGTTGAKLDYLVLTDPQLGPAPVTGPARMLAAAWVGGTRLIDNLPVELAPAARTTEE
- the panD gene encoding aspartate 1-decarboxylase; protein product: MFRTMLKSKIHRATVTQADLHYVGSVTVDADLLDAADLLPGEQVAIVDITNGARLETYVIPGERGSGVIGINGAAARLVQTGDLVILISYAQLDDAAARSYQPRIVHVDAANRIIELGGDPAEAVPGMAGDLVRGDQVQNA
- a CDS encoding septum formation family protein, with product MRRWMTALALAGAVGLGAGGCAAPGGSDGDLTDDWARVGEPKTFSPKADACHAADFSETVYLSSYLPVDCPTSHRLETVHVGAFTAAAANAAAPPARGSADFGKAYAECDGKAREFLGADFRTGRLWLGVATPSPHGWSGGARWFRCDVTELSNVEDDGDTVTRTGSLKGALRTPGPLHLGCYAATLTRTENIDRMPTVDCGKRHNSEFTGVWRAPAGLKYPSAERDWAAFYDGCYQVTARYVEVPQNSIRFRTGIMALPSGAEEWQAGNRGVRCYLWISDGRFTRSLKGAGTAGLPLRTG
- a CDS encoding L-aspartate oxidase, whose protein sequence is MQFPIVDLPELPRLLAAPEPGWVETTDVIVIGSGIAGLTAALHLREAGLHVTVVTKVNIDDGSTRWAQGGIAAVLDPLDTPAAHASDTELAGVGLCDPAAVRVLVEEGPTRLRELIRTGAEFDRNADGSLMLTREGGHRADRIVHAGGDATGAEVQRALHAAVGRDPWIRLVEHALVLDLLRSPGSGPADPGRACGITLHVLGEGSEDGVGAILARAVVLATGGMGQVFAATTNPAVSTGDGVALALRAGAAVTDLEFVQFHPTALIRPAGATGTGTTTDAQQPLVSEALRGEGAHLVDADGKRFMVGQHELAELAPRDVVAKGIHRVLLATGTDHVYLDARHLGADFLARRFPTIVASCLAAGVDPAVDPIPVAPAAHYASGGVRTDLFGRTSIPGLYACGEVACTGVHGANRLASNSLLEGLVFARRIAQDIARDLPAQAEPAPGGAWRGGTGAVVDPAVRAGLARAMTRGAGVLRSAGSLRATAAELVAFGATRGAPRTASWEATNLLTVASALVGAAYARQETRGCHWREDHPDSREDWLGHLISSIGQTGSFEQDWEALC
- the nadC gene encoding carboxylating nicotinate-nucleotide diphosphorylase yields the protein MKLSTTQALQAAGLDPVVVERIVRGALDEDLGPERRDVTTVATVPDEQVDTVDVVARADGVVAGLAVAAAVFDLAASRTVRVLPVAVDGDRVARGDVLATVTGPTRSLLTAERTALNLLSRMSGVATHTRAWVEALAGTKATVLDTRKTTPGLRMLEKYAVRAGGGANKRLGLYDVAMIKDNHKLAAGGIGAAYRRVREAFPDVPVQVEVTSVAEAVEAVELGADFLLCDNMTPALLTEVVTAVGDRAELEATGGLTLDTAAEYAATGVDYLSVGALTHSSPILDIALDLRPTDTGR
- a CDS encoding type III pantothenate kinase, whose protein sequence is MLLCIDIGNTNTVLATFEGEKLIHSWRIKTDARSTADELGLKLRGLLAGDAVEVTGVAACSTVPAALRSLRSMLARYYADLPHVIVEPGVKTGVQLAIDNPKEVGADRVVNTLAAFTLYGGPSIVVDFGTTTNFDVISGRGEFLGGAFAPGIEISFDALAARAAQLRKVEPTVPRSVIGKNTVECLQAGMYFGFAGQVDRIVERMVEELGEVRAVIATGGLAPLVIGECRTITHHEPMITLIGLRMVYDRNR
- a CDS encoding class I SAM-dependent methyltransferase, which translates into the protein MVDQIHALSFGAAATAYDRYRPSYPEPAITWAVDRPAPAQVVDLGAGTGILTRVLLALGHHPVPVEPDPGMRAQLALATPGVTPLAGTAEQIPLPDGSVDAIVAGQAYHWFDHPVAHAEGARLLRPGGTYAAVFNERDESVPWVAALTALTVDMLGGRGIREGGASMAEHDEHYGPVERAEFRHQVTHTPETLVGMIGTRSHHITATPQRQREVDAAIRKLAATHPDLAGRETFELPYRTLVFRARRR
- the lysS gene encoding lysine--tRNA ligase, encoding MRVRREKRERMLAEGVEPYPLGYPRTATLAQIRARYADLPTDTPSGDVASVTGRVIFVRNTGKLCFATLRDGDGTELQAMLSLDRVGADRLDVWKRQIDLGDHVGVTGEVITSRRGELSVLADSWALTAKALRPLPVAHKPLSEEARVRQRYVDLIVRPRAREMVRTRATTLRSLRDSLHGRSFIEVETPMLQALPGGATARPFVTHSNALDTDLYLRIAPELFLKRAVVGGIDRVFEINRNFRNEGTDSSHSPEFAMLEAYEAYGDYDTMATLTRELVQRAALAATGSHVVAHADGTEFDLGGEWTSTTLYGALSEALGEEVTVRTGMTDLLGYAEKVGLAVDPKWGPGKLAEELFEELVVPTLRQPTFVRDYPEETSPLVREHRSEPGLTEKWDLYVLGFELATAYSELVDPVVQRERLVVQAQRSAKGDDEAMRLDEDFLRAMEYGMPPSGGMGMGIDRLLMALTGLGIRETILFPMVRPE